Part of the Nostoc sp. ATCC 53789 genome is shown below.
CATGCGGTTAAGTTGTTCAAATGCAGAATACCCAGGTAGAGGAATTTCGTGTTTGCGGAAGAAAAACTCTGAAAATAGCGATTCCACACTCACTGCCTTAGCATAATCTCGCAATGGTATCACCAAAGGCAGACGTGGAAGTTCAACACCACGTTGTTGAGCATCCCGGTAACGCTGCAATGCCAGCCAAGCATAATGTAAAGCAAACCAAGTTTTACCTGTACCAAACTCCCCTAAGATTGATATATGTTCTTTGGCAGGATCATCCAGCCAGCGGTCAATATAGCCGTCAATCCAACCGTTTTGCTTATCGTAGTGACTAATAGATATTTGGCACTTGGTAAGGGAATCTATTTCTTCTTTTGTACAAGCCAAAGGCACATAGTGTGTATCAATTTTCCGTCGCTTCACCTCAGCCTCTAGCCAGTCTAGGTAGCCATTAAAATCCGCATCCTGAGCCAAAAGTTCGTCAAAAGTATAACAACCCAGGTGGCGATTTTCCTCTTTTTCAATTTGGATTCGAGCAACTTGTGAAACTCGACGTGTCGTCACTAACCAACCTTCGTCTGTTCTGTGCTTTTACCCCTTGGATGACCAAATTGTGAATCATACCCTGACCAAAAATTAACGACATTTCAAGGGTTATAGCCTAAACAGAACATAAAACTTTGCATAAGATTGTGTCCGCGTGTCCTGATTGTGAATCATAATAAAGCCTAGAGTTGTCACAACTAAAAACCGAAAACTTCTCCCGAATAATTCTCTAAAAATGACTAATAGGTACAACTTAGATGACAAAATATGGTTCAAAGTGACTAAGATATGATTCAATTCGCGTCTTCTTGGTGTTTTGAGAAGACTGTTATGAAGTTTGTGAATTCCCTGTATCACATAGGTCACGCCAAGGAGGTGAGGCTCAAATGAACGAATTCGAGTTTGAAGATTGGTGTAGGCAACAGCAACTAGCAACCCACACCATTGATTTGATTGCACTCCTCAGGAAATCCCCACCCTCACGTCGGGTACAAGGACGAACCAAGAACGTTTGTGGCGTGTATCCTAGTTCTAAAATGGGGGTCACAATTCAATTCGAGAGCCATACAGTGGAATTATGGGCGATTTACCTGATGGAACACGACCCCAAAGTTTTAGAGTTCTACGACCAGCCACCACCATTCAAAATCCAGTACAAAAATCAAGCAGGGCGTAATATCGGTCACTATCATACCCCTGACTTTTTTGTATTACGTCATGATGGTGCGTGCTGGGAGGAGTGGAAAACAGTTAAGGAAGTAGAGAAATTAGCACAAAAATATCCTG
Proteins encoded:
- a CDS encoding TnsA endonuclease N-terminal domain-containing protein, translating into MNEFEFEDWCRQQQLATHTIDLIALLRKSPPSRRVQGRTKNVCGVYPSSKMGVTIQFESHTVELWAIYLMEHDPKVLEFYDQPPPFKIQYKNQAGRNIGHYHTPDFFVLRHDGACWEEWKTVKEVEKLAQKYPGRYQKTASGHWRCPPGEAHASQFGLKYCVRTDAELNPVFTQNLMFLSDYLGFKSNLTTNWSLD